Proteins encoded within one genomic window of Psilocybe cubensis strain MGC-MH-2018 chromosome 2, whole genome shotgun sequence:
- a CDS encoding Endopolygalacturonase I, protein MINGNGHKFDGGGPFYWDGQGINGGTQKPDPMMKIKISGTFENVKVVNSPGRVFSVSNPAALTMTGLNIDNSQGDAPNSKSGGKAAGHNTDGFDVSSNDLTIQNSQIHNQDDCLAINKGTNIVFKGNSCTGGHGISIKLPKGSIDSDVTVSGVIISGNTITNNDQALRIKTKSASTGSTVTNVTYSGNTATGIRQFGVIIDQSYPDTLGTPGTGVIISNINFGSPATSISVNSGAQKVAVNCGKGSCTGTWNWSNLKVSGGVSGKITNAQISGFSE, encoded by the exons ATGA TCAATGGAAATGGCCACAAATTCGACGGAGGAGGCCCATTCTACTGG GATGGCCAGGGTATCAACGGTGGTACCCAAAAGCCGGATCCGATGATGAA AATTAAAATTTCTGGCACTTTCGAG AATGTTAAGGTAGTCAACTCACCAGGACGCGTTTTCTCAGTTTCAAACCCGGCAGCATTGACAATGACTGGCCTAAACATCGATAACT CCCAAGGAGATGCCCCTAACTCGAAGAGTGGAGGGAAAGCAGCAG GCCACAACACAGACGGATTTGATGTTAGCTCTAACGACCTTACCATCCAAAACAG CCAAATCCACAACCAA GATGACTGCCTTGCGATCAATAAGGGCACCAACATTGTCTTTAAAGGAAACTCTTGCACAGGAGGCCACGGTATTTCTATC AAGCTACCGAAGGGATCAATTGACTCCGATGTTACCGTTTCTGGCGTCATTATTTCCGGGAATACCATTACCAACAA TGATCAAGCTCTTCGCATCAAGACAAAGTCTGCATCTACTGGAAGCACTGTCACAAATGTCACCTACTCT GGAAATACCGCTACAGGAATCCGTCAATTTGGTGTCATTATTGACCAG AGCTACCCAGACACTCTCGGTACTCCAGGAACTGGCGTCATCATCTCT AACATCAACTTTGGCTCTCCAGCAACTTCTATTTCCGTCAACAGTGGTGCTCAAAAGGTTGCTGTAAATTGTGGCAAGGGATCTTGCACAGGAACCTGGAACTGGTCAAATTTAAAGGTATCAGGAGGAGTCTCTG GCAAAATCACCAATGCTCAAATCTCCGGCTTCAGCGAGTAA